The Candidatus Melainabacteria bacterium RIFOXYA2_FULL_32_9 DNA window AGTTGTAATTTCTTTTTTCTAGAACCACCTTTAATTTGTTTTTCCCTGATAATAGCATTTTCAATATTATCAAATATTTCATAGTAAACCAATTTGGTTAAATCATATTTTTTTGAAAATCCGTCAATTAATTTGTTTTTGTGTTCATAAATTCTTCTAACAAGATCATTAGTAACACCAGTATAAAGGGTTCCGTTTTCAAAATTGGTTAATATGTAAATATAATATTGTTTAGATTGCTTCGTCATTTCATTCCTCGCAATGACAAGGATTTCAACTAATTAATATATTCATCTATTATTTCTATATTTGGATTATTTTTCTTTAATTGACTTATTGTATATTCAAAAAAATCTAGATTTGGGTCAGCATTTACAATACTGCTTAATTCTTCTCCAGTTTGAGTAAATGCTACTTTACCAACTATTAATTTATTGTTTTCTGTCTTGTTAAACTTGATAAATAAAGATTTCTCATGATATTTCATTAATACCTTTTCTGAATTTAATGTTAATTTATATCCCGAAATATAATTAAATTTTACCAATCCAATACTATCTAAATGCTGTAATGAGCCAAAATTTATTAAATTTTTATTATATATTTCTGCATCTAGCTCAAATATAAATGGACCTAAAGCCCATGCAAAGCTACAAAGATTTTTAAAAAGCATAGCATCATTTTTATCTAAAGAAGACATGAGATTGACAGTGTGTTTTGAAAATGTTCCGGGTTTGTTGGCTTCGCCGGATAAAATATTAGCCCATAACAATTGCATCTCTTTATCCGAGATTAGTCTGCTCTTTTCAAAGAAATTAGAAATCCAGTCATTTTCTACATCTTTTGGCTTTGCGTCATGATTAATGCCTGGTATTGCTTCTTTTATTATTTCTTCCATATTTATTTGTTTTTTTGCTTCTTCGTTTACAAAGCGTACTAACGCTCTTTGCTCTAATTCATTTAATTCCATTTGGCCTAAAGCTTTAATTTTAGCAGCTTCAACTTCAGCTTTTGCTATGCGTTTTATTTGATGTGGTTCATAAACAATACCTATTGCATCAGATATTTTTTCAACCAAGATAGTTACAGGTTTTGATAAATCTCCAAGATTAATCAAAGAATTACCTTCACCCATTTTTATAAAACCTCTCTTTTTACTGCCTGTAAATCAAGCTGTCAAAAATATTTAAAATTAACTTATTTCGGGAACGATGTACAGGTCAGAATAAAATTCATCCTGAACTAAATCTATTCTACTTCTAGCTGCTAAAAATAGCAAAGTTATATAAGTGGATATCTTGTCCATTCCTGCTTCGCTAAGTTCTGAGAGTTCAATTTTTTCAGTAGTTTCAAATAATTTTAATAAAACCACATGAAGTTTTTCGATTCCATCTTCGATATATTCTTCGTGAGCCATTTCAAGAATGTCTTCTGGGGTAAAATCAGCATAAGAGCGAGCTCTTCTTGTCTTGGCTCTTTCCTGAGCGTTTTTTAAGGAGCGAATTTTATCGATTTTTTCATAAAATTCGAGTTGTTTAATCAAGTCTTTTAAGGTGACTACACGTTTTCTGTTTAATCTTACACTAGTTCTTCTAGCTAGAGCGTCTTCAAGAGAGATTACATTATTTACATTTATATCATCATAATCTAAAGTATCTTCATATGTTTCTTCAAAAGGATTAGGGTCTTCAATTTCTGTTATAATCGGCTCTGTTAAAATATCTGACTTAAGTCTTAATAAAACAGCAGCAAAGAACAGAGTTCTACCTGTAAGTTTCAGGTTATGAGATTTCATTTCAACTAATTCATGCAAAAATTTATCTGTAACATCGACAATGTCGATATTCCAGGGTTCAATTTTACCTGTTTTTGCCATTTCTACAAGAATTTCTATTCCGTCTTGAGTGATAGCACTACTCATGGAACTTCACCCCTGTTACTTTTGTTGCACCATTATTTTTCTGGGTAACACCTATAGTCCTATTTGCTGATTCTATCATAGGTTTTCTTAAAGAAACTACTATAAATTGTGTATTTGAAGCCTGAGTTTTAATCATTTGTGCTAATCGTTCTGCATTTATGCCATCAAGGTGCATATCTACTTCATCAAAAGCATAAAATGGCGCTGGCATGTAGCGTTGTAATGCAAATACAAAAGCTAAAGCTGTAAGGGACTTCTCTCCGCCACTCATAGCTTCCAGGCGTTGCATCTTTTTGCCTCTTGGCTGTGCTTCAATAGTTAAACCGCCGGTAAATGGTTCATGGGGATTTTCAAGTATTAAACTGCCTATGCCGTCAGATAATTGCTCAAAAATTTCTATGAAATTACCGTTTACATTATTGAATGTGTCCATAAATGATTTAAACTTTAAATCTTCATATCCATTCATTCTTTCAATTATCTGAGTTTTTTCGTTAGACAAGGTATCTATCTTATTTTTTAGCTCTTGTTTTCTATTGAGAACCTCATCGTATTCAACCAGAGCCTTCATATTTACAGGTTCCAGATCTTCCATTTTGCGTTGAAGTCTTGATATTCCTTTATTTACTTCTTCGATAGATATATCTACTTTTGCTAATGTTGCTATATCATAACCTTGCTGAATAAGTTCTTCTCTAATTCCAAAAAGTTCAGGCTCTAATTCTTTTCTTCTTGCTTTGAAAGCTTCAACCTGCTCTTGTAATCTTTCGATTTTTGATTCAGCAATGCTTTTTCTCTTTTCAAGATTTAGAACTTCTTCATTAATACTATCTCTTTTTTGTTGAAGTTCGACTAATTCATGCCCTATTTCTTTAATTTTCTCGTTTAATTCAGCAATTCTCTGCTCAGTAGTGGCTATTTCATTTTTATGCAGTTCTTTTTCCTGACCAAGAGTTATATTATCCTGACCAAGTTTCTCAATTCTTTCTTCCTGAGCTTTAATTGCTTGATTGTTGAAGTCTATTTCCATTTTAAGAGCTTTAATTTCATTGTGGCAATTGGCAAGTTTAGATTCGTTGCTCTTGATCTGGAATTCTATACTTTCAGTCAAATCGTTTAATTTTGTTAAATCGTCTTTTGGTAAGGTTTTTTCTATATTTTCTATTTGGATGCTAATATTTTCAATGATTTCAGTAATTTTTTGGAGTTTTTCATTTTGTATATTTAATGATTTATCGACTTCTTCAACTTTTGGGGTAAGTTCAACAATTAAATTACGCTTCGATTCTAAAGTCGCATCAAAGTCTTTCAGGTTTCTTGAAATATTATCAAGTTCCAATTTCTTTCTGTTAAGCTCATTCATTGTGCTTGAGTAATCATGCCTAATTGAATCAAGCTTTTTCTCTGTTTCAGCTTTTGTTCTTTCGAGGCTAATACTTTTGTTTTCCAGCTCTTTAACTCGTTCTTTGTAGATATTAAGCTCATCGTCGTCAGCCTGAGCGAATTTTAAGCCTGATCTGGTGACCGATCCACCTGTCATAGCACCTGATTTTTCAAGAAGACTGCCATCAAGGGTAACCATACGGTATTTACCGATTAATCTTCTTGCTACGTTCATATCCTCTACTATAAGTGTTTCTCCAAGTGCAAAATGAAAAGCAGATTCGTAAATACTGTCAAATTCTATAAGGTTAATAGCATAATCTATTATTCCATCTATATTTGGAACTTTCAGTCCTCTGGGTCTGGGATTAATCTTATTTAAAGGCAGAAAAGTGGCTCTACCTGCTCTTGCAGATTTCAAAATTTCGATGGCTTTACTGGCAATTTCATCAGTATCAACTACAATAAATCTCATTCTACCGCCCATGGCTATTTCAAGAGCGGTTGCATATTCTTTGTTGACCTGACCTAATTTAGCCAGAGGGGCATGAACTCCGGTTAAACCTGAATTCATTATGGTATCAATTTCCCTACCGAAATTCATATCTTCTACGGCTTTTTTATTTGCTTCTAATTGGGCAACTCTTTTGTAAGCCAGAGAAATATTATAGTTTGAGTCATTTAATTCATTTTTAATTTTATCTAACTCAAATAAACAGTTCTTTTGCAGGATCTCATAGTCTTTTAATTCTTTATTTAATTCAGTTGTCTGAACTTCCAGCATATCTTTATTAGATAAGAGTTCTTTTTTAGATTCATCAGATTTTTCTATTTCTTTTTCTGCTTCTTCTATATCTCGCTTATATCTTGATAAATTCTCTTCAAGAACCAATTTGTCTTTTATAAGAGCGTTTTCTTCATCCTGTTTAGATTCAAGATTTCTTCTTAAAGCACTTCTTTGCTCAAGATTTTCGTTTGTTGTTTTATTTATGCTTGAAACTTCGCTGGTGATTCTGTCAAGTTCCTGTTTTTCCTGCTTGATATTTTGCTCAATGATGCTTATTTCATCTTTTTTATTGTCTATTTTTAGGGTTGTATCTTCGATTTTTTCTTTTAATCTTTGAATATTATCTTTAGCACTTTCAGTATTGCTATTATTATCTTGAACCTGTTTTTCTATATAAGCAATAGCGTCTTTCTTTCTTGCTACAACTCCTTTTAAAGCTTCAATTTGCTTTTTAATTTCTATCTGTTCATCTTCACCTTTAGCTTTAACAAGATCAGAAATTTCTTTTAATTCTGCCTGAGTGGTTTCAAGTTTAGTTCTTAACTCATTTAATTTTTCTTCTTCTGCTTTTTTGGTTTTATTAGCATCAAGAATGCTTTCATGAAGACGTTCCATAGAATTTTTAATGTCAAAGTACTTAACTATGGAAATTTTACTTTCAAGGCCTTGTTTTTCTTCCTTTAATTTTTGATATTTGAGAGCTTGAGTTCTTTCTTCTTCAAGTTGAGTTAACCTAACATCAATTTCATTCAGGATAATGGTAGATTTATCTACACGATCTTCAACGGTTTCAAGTTCTTTCTTTGCCTGTTCTATCCTTCTGTCAAAATCAGCGACACCGGCTATTTCATCAAGAATTTTTCTTCTTTCAAAAGGAGTCATATTGATGATGCCAGTGACGTCACCCTGCATCATAACGTTGTAACAACCCGAAGATATATTATATTTAGATAAATAATCATGGATTTCAGTTAGGGATGAGACTCTGTCGTTTAGATAATATGTGCCTGTATAGCCGTTACTGTTTCTTTTGATTTTTCTTGCAATTGAAAAGGTGACATCTTTGCCATTTTCAGTGAAGCTTATTTTAACCGAAGCTTCATTTTTCTTGCCAAGATTATTTATGAGGTCAGGAAGCTTTTCAGCTCTTAATGTTCGGGATGTTGATAATCCAAGAGCAAATAAAACACTGTCAATAATATTACTTTTACCAGAACCATTAGGTCCTGATATGGTAGTAAAGCCTTCCAGAAAAGGAATAATGGTCTTATCTGAAAAAGACTTAAAATTATCTAATTCTATCTCTTTGATATATATCAACAATAGTCGACTAATCCCAAACCTGTAATTTTAGTGAATTTTAGTACTAAACATATAACAGCATTACACTATATGTGGTGGTCATTGTCAAGAATTTAACTTTACTTCAAAAACTCTGAAAAGAATGAAAAGTTCAGAACTTTTTATGTGATTTTCCTATTTAATTAGTCTGGATTGCTAACTATAGAGTAGAATTTAACTTTTAATAATTTTTGTTATAATTTCAAAACTTGATTGATATTAAGGTAAATATATTTTAAGGAGATAAATTATGCCTGAATTTTCAAGTCCGTTTACAGGTTTAAACAGTGATAGAAAGCTTACTAAAGGTGAATTAATACGTGCTCTAAGATTTAGCATAGCAGCAGAGTATGAAGCCATACAGATTTATATGCAAATAGCTCAATCTATAGATGATGAACTAGCTAAAAAAGTCCTCATAGATGTTGCAAATGAGGAAAAAGAGCATGCCGGCGAATTTCTGCGGGTATTACGAGAACTTTCTCCCGAAGAATTTGAGTTTTACAAGAATGGTGAAGAAGAAGTAGAGGAAATGATGAAAGAAAAATAAGCCAGTACTCAGTTAAATAAGTTTTGATGAGGAGTTTATTTCTGGAGTAGCCTATGCACCATGTCAATTTGAAGGTGACCCAGTCACTTTTTTAAGTCATCAATTATTCCAGTGAGGACTTAATTATGTGCATTAGCACCGACGGAAGAAATTAACTCCTCATAATTGAACTAGCAAAGTACTAGTTTTTTAAAAAGTATAAAATTAACAAGAAGTCTCTAAGTTCTTTTTTAAATATGCTTCTATAAAACTATCAAGTTCTCCATTCATTACAGCTTCAACATTTCCAGTTTCATGGTTAGTTCTATGATCTTTTACCATGCTGTAAGGATGGAATACATACGATCTAATCTGGCTTCCAAAGTTAACATCCATAGCAGCACCCTTAAGTTGAGCCATTTTCTCTTCGTGTTCAATTTGTTTAATAACCAGAAGCTTTGATGCTAAAAGCTGTATTGCCAATTCTTTGTTTTGAGCTTGAGACCTTTCCTGTTGGCATTTTACTACTATGCCTGTGGGTTTATGGACAATTCTAACAGCTGTTTCAACTTTATTGACATTTTGACCACCGGCTCCACCGGCTCTCATTGTTTCTACTTCTATTTCTTCAGGCTTAATATCCACTTTTGACTCAATACCAGGCATGACGGGACTGACTTCTAATGATGCAAAACTGGTTTGCCTTTTGCCGTTAGCGTTAAAAGGTGATATTCTTACAAGCCTGTGAACGCCTTTTTCGGCTTTTGCATAGCCGTAAGCGTATTTGCCGGTAATTTTTATAGTTGCACTTTTAATTCCAGCTTCTTCTCCCTCAGATATATCAAGAGTGTCAACTTTCCAGCCTCTTGATTCAGCCCATCTTATGTACATTCTAAGAAGCATCTGTGCCCAGTCCTGTGCATCAGTACCACCAGCACCTGCATTGACAGTCAAAATGGCGTCATTAATATCATACTCGCCGCCGAGCATTTTCTGAAGTTCCCATTTGTCAAGCTCAATATTAAGCTGGGACAGGGTAGCTTCAATTTCACTATAGAGAGAAGAATCATTTTCTTCATCCGCAAGGTCAATTAACACGCCTATATCCTCAGCCTGTGTTGACCAGTTGCTATATTGATTAAGAGTGTTCTTCAATTCGCCTAGTTTTTGGGATAATTCCTGCGCTTGTTGAGGATTATTCCAGATATCAGGATCTTGAAGTTTTTCTTCTAAATCAGCAATACTTTTTTTAAGCTCGTCTAACTCAAAGACAGCTCCTGACTTTGAGTAGTTTTTCTTTTACTTCTTCCAGTTTTCTTCTATATTCACCAATCATATTAATACCCCTATTCTATGTTTTATGCCTAAATTGTAACAGTAAGCCCAGAAAATTTTAGAATGATGTTTAACATCATTCTAAATTCTATATTAATCTTATTAATTATTCCAGCAGGATATCTCGAACAACTAAATTTAATAGTGCTATAACGTAAATTGATAGCATTAAATTAAGTCTGCCTGCTTCAGTAGCTATAGTTGATGACTTAAGTTAGGTAATGGATATTACCTAAATTTTAGATGTGCGTGGAGCTCCACAGCATTTTTTGTATTTCAAACCGCTACCACAAGGACAAGAATCATTTCTACCGACTTTACCATTAGATCTTATCGGTTCGGATTCAGATGATGGTGGTATAAATTTCTCAGCAGCTCTTGATAAGTCTGTACTTATAGGCTCATCATCTTGCATATGAACTACTTGAATTTCAAATTTAGTTCTAAATAAATGAGCTACAGTTTCTCTCTGGATATCATGCATCATATTATTGAACATATCGAATGCTTCACGTTTATATTCTATAAGAGGATCTTTTTGACCATAAGCTCTAAGGCCAATACCTTCTCTTAACATATCGATGTTATGTAAATGATCAATCCATTTGCTGTCTGCGATTCTTAATAAAATATCTCGTTCGAGACTTCTCATTATATTGTTTGATGCACTAATTTCTTGAGGTTGAAACTCTTCTTGATTTATCTCAGGCGAATGATTCAAGGTTGTATTATAGAAATTAACAATCTCTTCTTCGTGCTTTTTGTATGCTTCCTGAGATGCCTCTTTAAATTTTTCATATAATACATTGTATTTTAGCCCTTTGATGTCAGCTAAAGTCAAGTATGATAATTGAGGCATTGAAGAATGAAGAGATTTAAGCAAGCTCTTTAAGGTTTCATCATCGTACTCTTCAAGTGGCATTTCAGGATTTATGTAAGCACCCATAATTTGATCAACTTCCTGATCAATCATATGAAGAACGTCTTCATAAATATTTCCACCTTCAAGAACCTTTCTGCGCTGGCGATAGAAGAGTTCTCTCTGTTGATTCATTACATCGTCATATTCAAGAACGTGTTTTCTTATATCAAAATGATAAGCTTCAACTTTCTTTTGCGCAGACTGAATACTTCTGCTGACAAGTGGAGCTTCAATAGCCATATCTTCATCAACTTTTAAGGTTTCCATAAGGGCAAATATCTTATCGCCACCAAATATTCTCATTAAATTATCTTCTAGAGATAAGAAGAATCTGGTTGAGCCAGGATCGCCCTGTCTTGCAGCTCTACCTCTTAACTGGTTATCAATACGTCTTGATTCATGTCTTTCTGTACCAATAACGTGTAAACCGCCTGCTTCTACAACGCGTTTATGTTCTTCCTGTGTTATTTTGTAGGATTCTTCTAAAGCTTGCTCTTTTAATTTTTGATATTCATCAGCAGGGACATTTTCAGGAGTTATTCCTTTTGCAATTAATGCTTCTTTTGCTAAGAATTCATGGTTACCACCAAGTAGAATGTCAGTACCACGGCCAGCCATGTTGGTTGCGATTGTAATTCCACCGTAACGCCCAGCTTGAGCAATGATATGAGCTTCTTTTTCGTGATGCTTAGCATTTAATACATTATGCCTTAGACCCCTTTTCTTTAAGAGACTTGATAAATACTCAGATTTTTCAATGCTTATTGTTCCAACTAGAATAGGTCTACCCTGTTTATGCATTTCTTCTATTTCATCTGCAACAGAAATATATTTTTGTTTTTCTGTTTTATAGATTACATCAGGATAATCTGTTCTTACATCTTTCTTATTTGTTGGTATTGAAGAAACTTCAAGACTATAAATCTTTCCAAATTCTGCCTCTTCAGTCATAGCTGTACCAGTCATACCTGCTAATTTTGGATATAATCTGAAAAGGTTTTGGAAAGTAATACTAGCTAGGGTTTGAGTTTCATCTTGAATAGCCACAGCTTCTTTTGCTTCTACAGCCTGGTGTAAACCATCACTCCAGCGGCGACCTTCCATAAGTCTTCCTGTGAACTCATCAACGATTATTACTTCACCATCTTTGATGACGTAATCTACGTCTTTTTTATATAATTCTTCTGCCTTTAAGGCCTGAAGCAGATGATGTGCATATTGGGTTGCTGGATCAAATAAATCTTTTACTCCCAATAATTCCTGAGCTTTGTCGATGCCTTCTTCA harbors:
- a CDS encoding preprotein translocase subunit SecA, translated to MIDLLLKILGDPNEKKIKKIQPIVDYINTLEPEISALSNDELRAKTAEFKAKLANRNKSSNPEKDRALEQEALENILPEAFAVVREAGKRALNMRHFDMQLIGGVVLHRGGIAEMRTGEGKTLVATLPAYLNALTGKGVHIVTVNDYLAKRDSEWMGKIYNFLGLEVGVVLSNRSFNEFEHKKQAYAADITYGTNNEFGFDYLRDNMSGSLEQLVQRPVYYAIVDEVDSILIDEARTPLIISGRLEKSAETYKVMAKIAPLLVKDVDYTVEEKNKNVILNEEGIDKAQELLGVKDLFDPATQYAHHLLQALKAEELYKKDVDYVIKDGEVIIVDEFTGRLMEGRRWSDGLHQAVEAKEAVAIQDETQTLASITFQNLFRLYPKLAGMTGTAMTEEAEFGKIYSLEVSSIPTNKKDVRTDYPDVIYKTEKQKYISVADEIEEMHKQGRPILVGTISIEKSEYLSSLLKKRGLRHNVLNAKHHEKEAHIIAQAGRYGGITIATNMAGRGTDILLGGNHEFLAKEALIAKGITPENVPADEYQKLKEQALEESYKITQEEHKRVVEAGGLHVIGTERHESRRIDNQLRGRAARQGDPGSTRFFLSLEDNLMRIFGGDKIFALMETLKVDEDMAIEAPLVSRSIQSAQKKVEAYHFDIRKHVLEYDDVMNQQRELFYRQRRKVLEGGNIYEDVLHMIDQEVDQIMGAYINPEMPLEEYDDETLKSLLKSLHSSMPQLSYLTLADIKGLKYNVLYEKFKEASQEAYKKHEEEIVNFYNTTLNHSPEINQEEFQPQEISASNNIMRSLERDILLRIADSKWIDHLHNIDMLREGIGLRAYGQKDPLIEYKREAFDMFNNMMHDIQRETVAHLFRTKFEIQVVHMQDDEPISTDLSRAAEKFIPPSSESEPIRSNGKVGRNDSCPCGSGLKYKKCCGAPRTSKI
- a CDS encoding chromosome segregation protein SMC — protein: MYIKEIELDNFKSFSDKTIIPFLEGFTTISGPNGSGKSNIIDSVLFALGLSTSRTLRAEKLPDLINNLGKKNEASVKISFTENGKDVTFSIARKIKRNSNGYTGTYYLNDRVSSLTEIHDYLSKYNISSGCYNVMMQGDVTGIINMTPFERRKILDEIAGVADFDRRIEQAKKELETVEDRVDKSTIILNEIDVRLTQLEEERTQALKYQKLKEEKQGLESKISIVKYFDIKNSMERLHESILDANKTKKAEEEKLNELRTKLETTQAELKEISDLVKAKGEDEQIEIKKQIEALKGVVARKKDAIAYIEKQVQDNNSNTESAKDNIQRLKEKIEDTTLKIDNKKDEISIIEQNIKQEKQELDRITSEVSSINKTTNENLEQRSALRRNLESKQDEENALIKDKLVLEENLSRYKRDIEEAEKEIEKSDESKKELLSNKDMLEVQTTELNKELKDYEILQKNCLFELDKIKNELNDSNYNISLAYKRVAQLEANKKAVEDMNFGREIDTIMNSGLTGVHAPLAKLGQVNKEYATALEIAMGGRMRFIVVDTDEIASKAIEILKSARAGRATFLPLNKINPRPRGLKVPNIDGIIDYAINLIEFDSIYESAFHFALGETLIVEDMNVARRLIGKYRMVTLDGSLLEKSGAMTGGSVTRSGLKFAQADDDELNIYKERVKELENKSISLERTKAETEKKLDSIRHDYSSTMNELNRKKLELDNISRNLKDFDATLESKRNLIVELTPKVEEVDKSLNIQNEKLQKITEIIENISIQIENIEKTLPKDDLTKLNDLTESIEFQIKSNESKLANCHNEIKALKMEIDFNNQAIKAQEERIEKLGQDNITLGQEKELHKNEIATTEQRIAELNEKIKEIGHELVELQQKRDSINEEVLNLEKRKSIAESKIERLQEQVEAFKARRKELEPELFGIREELIQQGYDIATLAKVDISIEEVNKGISRLQRKMEDLEPVNMKALVEYDEVLNRKQELKNKIDTLSNEKTQIIERMNGYEDLKFKSFMDTFNNVNGNFIEIFEQLSDGIGSLILENPHEPFTGGLTIEAQPRGKKMQRLEAMSGGEKSLTALAFVFALQRYMPAPFYAFDEVDMHLDGINAERLAQMIKTQASNTQFIVVSLRKPMIESANRTIGVTQKNNGATKVTGVKFHE
- a CDS encoding rubrerythrin — translated: MPEFSSPFTGLNSDRKLTKGELIRALRFSIAAEYEAIQIYMQIAQSIDDELAKKVLIDVANEEKEHAGEFLRVLRELSPEEFEFYKNGEEEVEEMMKEK
- a CDS encoding excinuclease ABC subunit C — translated: MTKQSKQYYIYILTNFENGTLYTGVTNDLVRRIYEHKNKLIDGFSKKYDLTKLVYYEIFDNIENAIIREKQIKGGSRKKKLQLINNFNEKWEDLYDNII